In Massilia violaceinigra, one DNA window encodes the following:
- a CDS encoding PaaI family thioesterase, translated as MEQQDKRQQWLDEAAAMRARLAAPGVADRATLRSSSGMELLEGIGSGALPPAPIAHLMGILPMSVEPGLAVFQGTPERAHYNPSGVVHGGYAATMLDTALGCAIHTMLPAGKGYTTLELKVNYIRAMTDTTGPVRAEATVVSVGGQVGVAEARITDANGKLYAFATTTCLVFEISAG; from the coding sequence ATGGAACAGCAAGACAAACGCCAGCAATGGCTGGACGAGGCCGCTGCAATGCGCGCCAGGCTGGCCGCGCCGGGCGTGGCGGACCGCGCCACCTTGCGCAGCAGCAGCGGCATGGAATTGTTGGAAGGCATCGGCAGCGGCGCCCTGCCCCCGGCGCCGATCGCGCACTTGATGGGGATCCTGCCGATGTCGGTGGAGCCCGGCCTCGCCGTATTCCAGGGAACCCCGGAGCGGGCGCACTACAATCCGAGCGGCGTGGTGCACGGCGGCTACGCGGCGACCATGCTCGACACCGCGCTCGGCTGCGCGATCCACACGATGCTCCCGGCCGGCAAGGGATACACGACCCTGGAGCTGAAGGTGAACTATATCCGCGCGATGACCGATACGACCGGGCCGGTGCGGGCCGAGGCGACGGTGGTCAGCGTGGGAGGCCAGGTCGGCGTGGCCGAAGCGCGCATCACCGATGCGAATGGCAAGCTGTACGCCTTTGCGACGACAACCTGCCTGGTGTTCGAGATCAGCGCTGGTTGA
- a CDS encoding MarR family winged helix-turn-helix transcriptional regulator: MTDPIEKPLGCTCFKLRKLTRAMSRVYDHHMATVGLKTTQYSVLANVAREALPVAELAERLGMERTTLTRNLKPLMDAGWVVPRPGADSRQRIVTITEAGQQKLAESYPVWCGAQRAFEQLVGREAVRALHTQLESTLAQLTPLIEDLPHAHPE, translated from the coding sequence ATGACCGATCCGATTGAGAAACCGCTGGGCTGTACCTGCTTCAAGCTGCGCAAGCTCACGCGCGCCATGTCGCGCGTGTACGACCACCACATGGCCACCGTGGGCCTGAAGACCACCCAGTACAGCGTGCTGGCCAACGTCGCGCGCGAGGCGCTGCCGGTGGCCGAGCTGGCCGAACGCCTCGGCATGGAACGCACCACGCTCACGCGCAACCTCAAGCCGCTGATGGATGCCGGCTGGGTGGTCCCGCGCCCCGGCGCCGACAGCCGCCAGCGCATCGTCACCATCACCGAGGCCGGGCAGCAAAAACTCGCCGAATCCTACCCTGTGTGGTGCGGCGCCCAGCGCGCCTTCGAACAACTGGTTGGGCGCGAGGCCGTGCGCGCCCTGCACACCCAGCTTGAATCCACGCTTGCCCAATTAACGCCATTGATCGAGGACCTGCCCCATGCCCACCCAGAATGA
- a CDS encoding MFS transporter yields MPTQNEMTPRAAWLLILAASAILMITMGARLTTGLFLSPINTSTGLGVASISFAMAIGQFVWGAAQPVFGAVADKWGSAKVIILGAVMLAAGMAATPFVSSQWGLMLTMGLLTAAGAGAGSFSILIGATAQRLPAARRPFAAGFINAGGSFGQFVFAPLMQAIINSAGWIAAMLTMAATTLLTIPLAWPLRKGAGLAKADPAVVAPPKPAEVPGIGLGAQIKIALRDRSYLCLHAGFFTCGFHIAFLVTHLPGEVALCSLPAGVSANALALIGLFNIAGSLTAGALSTRYRMKSLLALMYASRAVIVVAYLLAPKTPMTFYVFAGALGFTWLATVPPTAGLVGKLFGMRYLSTLFGLTLLSHQVGGFFGAWLGGLSFVAYGDFTWMWYADIVLALAAALINLPIREAHVVREPALAAKA; encoded by the coding sequence ATGCCCACCCAGAATGAGATGACGCCGCGCGCCGCGTGGCTGTTGATCCTCGCCGCCTCGGCGATTTTGATGATCACCATGGGCGCGCGCCTGACCACGGGTTTGTTTCTCTCGCCGATCAACACCTCGACCGGGCTGGGAGTGGCATCGATCAGCTTCGCCATGGCGATCGGGCAGTTCGTGTGGGGCGCGGCGCAGCCGGTGTTCGGCGCCGTGGCCGACAAATGGGGCTCGGCCAAGGTCATCATCCTGGGCGCCGTCATGCTTGCCGCCGGCATGGCGGCGACGCCCTTCGTGTCCTCGCAGTGGGGCCTGATGCTGACCATGGGCTTGCTGACGGCGGCGGGGGCGGGCGCCGGCAGCTTCTCGATCCTGATCGGCGCCACCGCGCAGCGCTTGCCGGCCGCGCGCCGTCCGTTCGCGGCAGGCTTTATCAACGCCGGCGGCTCGTTCGGCCAATTCGTGTTCGCGCCGCTGATGCAGGCGATCATCAACAGCGCCGGCTGGATTGCGGCGATGCTGACCATGGCCGCGACCACCTTGCTGACGATTCCCCTGGCTTGGCCGCTGCGCAAGGGTGCCGGGCTGGCGAAGGCCGATCCCGCTGTTGTGGCGCCGCCAAAGCCGGCCGAGGTACCCGGCATCGGCCTTGGCGCGCAGATCAAGATCGCACTGCGCGACCGCAGCTACCTGTGCCTGCATGCCGGCTTTTTCACCTGCGGCTTTCACATCGCCTTTCTGGTTACGCACCTGCCGGGCGAGGTCGCCCTGTGCAGCCTGCCGGCGGGGGTGTCGGCCAATGCGCTTGCGCTGATCGGCTTATTCAACATCGCCGGCAGCCTGACAGCGGGCGCGCTGTCGACCCGCTACCGCATGAAGTCCCTGCTGGCCCTGATGTACGCCAGCCGCGCCGTGATCGTCGTCGCCTACCTGCTGGCGCCCAAGACCCCCATGACCTTCTACGTATTCGCCGGCGCGCTCGGTTTCACGTGGCTGGCGACGGTGCCGCCGACGGCGGGCCTGGTCGGCAAACTGTTCGGCATGCGCTACCTGTCCACGCTGTTCGGCCTGACCTTGCTGTCGCATCAGGTGGGCGGCTTCTTCGGCGCGTGGCTGGGCGGGCTCTCGTTCGTGGCCTACGGCGACTTTACCTGGATGTGGTACGCCGACATCGTGCTCGCCTTGGCCGCGGCTCTTATCAACCTGCCGATCCGCGAAGCGCATGTCGTTCGCGAACCGGCCCTGGCAGCGAAGGCATAA
- a CDS encoding LysR family transcriptional regulator, which translates to MTPLDQIDLNSLTIFDAVAEAGSFTAAADRLGVAKARISVQIARLERQLGVSLFTRTTRQVAPTDAGRALHAQCQPLLRALSDALAQAGSDQGELSGMLRISTTALQVAHSIGPALVQFMARHPRITVDLRTADKVADMIAEGIDLSFRMGWLRDSTQRAIKLGEFTQHVVAAPSYLQRRGYPATPQDLAQHDWVALSLMRTPHTWTFTGADGAGTVVQTASRIQVDSPAALLALIEQGAGMTVMEGQTLSASFKAGTVVELLAQWSLPRGGMYAVLPPGRQAPARVRAFIDFYRAYLQRADTI; encoded by the coding sequence ATGACGCCTCTCGATCAGATCGACCTGAACAGCCTGACCATCTTCGACGCCGTCGCCGAGGCGGGCAGTTTTACAGCCGCGGCGGACCGACTGGGCGTGGCCAAGGCCAGGATCAGCGTGCAGATCGCGCGCCTGGAACGGCAGCTGGGCGTGTCGCTGTTTACCCGCACCACGCGCCAGGTGGCGCCCACCGATGCCGGACGCGCGCTGCACGCGCAATGCCAGCCGCTGCTGCGCGCCCTGTCCGACGCGCTGGCGCAGGCCGGCAGCGACCAGGGCGAGCTGTCCGGCATGCTGCGCATCTCCACCACGGCGCTGCAGGTGGCCCACTCCATCGGCCCGGCGCTGGTGCAGTTCATGGCGCGCCACCCGCGCATCACGGTCGACCTGCGCACCGCCGACAAGGTGGCCGACATGATCGCCGAAGGCATCGACCTGTCGTTTCGCATGGGCTGGCTGCGCGACTCGACCCAGCGCGCCATCAAGCTGGGCGAATTCACCCAGCACGTGGTGGCGGCACCGTCGTACTTGCAGCGGCGCGGTTATCCGGCCACGCCCCAGGACCTGGCGCAGCACGACTGGGTGGCGTTGTCGCTGATGCGCACCCCGCACACCTGGACCTTCACCGGAGCCGATGGCGCCGGGACTGTGGTGCAGACGGCGTCACGCATCCAGGTCGACTCGCCGGCCGCTTTGCTGGCGCTGATCGAGCAAGGCGCCGGGATGACGGTGATGGAAGGGCAAACGCTGAGTGCGAGCTTCAAGGCCGGCACTGTGGTCGAACTGCTGGCGCAATGGTCGCTGCCGCGCGGCGGCATGTACGCCGTGCTACCGCCCGGACGCCAGGCGCCGGCGCGGGTGCGTGCGTTCATCGACTTTTATCGGGCCTATCTGCAGCGCGCCGACACTATTTGA
- a CDS encoding S8 family serine peptidase, with product MDEQDKLQGRPNDDTYDRPRVVVRFRAGVRLDDRGDLGEQIDRNNLGSWRKLLGQFPGLTVRPVFTLVRGNQLEQLIRRAVQMDPTYKPADFGTFFYIDAPSDTDLAALAKTLMRWNSVQTAYVDRAGPPPVNPSDDPQRVNQGYLDPAPDGIDAEFAWTQLGGDGAGQRLVDLEYGWTLDHEDLAAHGITLLYGSNADTFRNHGTSVLGTICAVDNTIGCVGIVPALDAVGVVSHYMNTRPNAIFAAIAHQSFGEVLLLEAQVYLNDSLLLGPIEAYDADYEAIRLATALGIIVIEAGGNGTNNGFTPPLNMDTYTTLSGQAILNRDDANPEFRDSGAIMVTAASAAAPHTRLPFAPYGKRIDCYAWGESITTLRSDASGLTNGYTTGFSGTSGASAIIAGAALAVQGGAVAQSPASGRVSPRQMRDILSSAATGTLPSHAETTRIAVMPDLRKIFDEVLGATPDLYIRDFVGDTGEPHGGAISASPDVFLRPTLAADPQAEFGAGSTLADSAALGWTAETGQDNYIYVRVKNRGGAAATSVVATVYWAPVATLVTPDLWTLVGSTTLPSVPAGDVLTVSSAIVWPQAAIPAPGHYCFVALIGNAADPAPAPAEFLVWENFTTFVRANNNVTWRNFNVEENAPDADDPSTPDFKALEFIAPGAPDRGREMALEVVGRLPPGAGALLEMPLVFFRMLQARQLAADAIIDQERGVARIAVNPNRRTNFGYVLFPARSRMPFRLLVQIPQENRDQAYQIYVRQLWRKQEVGRVTWQLQPRDAQP from the coding sequence ACCGGGGTGACCTGGGCGAGCAGATCGACAGAAACAATCTCGGATCATGGAGGAAACTGCTTGGGCAATTCCCCGGTCTCACGGTACGCCCGGTATTTACTTTGGTCAGGGGAAACCAGCTGGAGCAACTGATCCGGCGCGCGGTCCAGATGGACCCGACCTACAAGCCGGCCGACTTCGGCACGTTCTTTTATATCGACGCGCCCTCCGATACCGATCTGGCCGCGCTGGCCAAGACGCTGATGCGTTGGAACAGCGTGCAAACCGCCTATGTCGACCGGGCCGGACCACCGCCCGTCAATCCGTCGGATGACCCGCAACGGGTCAATCAGGGCTACCTCGATCCGGCGCCGGACGGCATCGATGCCGAATTCGCGTGGACCCAGCTTGGCGGCGATGGCGCGGGCCAGCGCCTGGTCGACCTGGAGTACGGCTGGACCCTGGACCACGAAGACCTTGCGGCGCACGGCATCACGCTGCTGTACGGATCAAACGCCGACACGTTCCGCAACCATGGCACCTCTGTTCTCGGCACCATTTGCGCCGTCGACAATACGATCGGCTGCGTTGGTATCGTGCCGGCGCTCGATGCCGTTGGTGTCGTGTCGCATTACATGAATACGCGGCCGAACGCCATCTTCGCCGCCATCGCCCACCAGAGCTTCGGCGAAGTGCTGCTGCTGGAGGCGCAGGTCTACTTGAACGATAGCTTGCTGCTCGGGCCGATCGAAGCCTACGACGCGGATTACGAAGCGATCCGCCTGGCCACGGCGCTGGGCATCATCGTGATCGAAGCCGGCGGCAACGGCACCAACAACGGCTTCACGCCGCCGCTGAACATGGATACCTACACTACCTTGTCGGGCCAGGCTATCCTCAACCGCGACGATGCCAATCCCGAATTCCGCGATTCGGGTGCGATCATGGTCACGGCGGCCAGCGCCGCCGCGCCGCATACGCGGCTGCCTTTTGCCCCATACGGCAAGCGCATCGACTGCTATGCCTGGGGCGAGAGCATCACCACCCTGCGCTCGGATGCGAGCGGCCTGACCAACGGGTACACCACGGGCTTTAGCGGCACCTCGGGCGCCTCGGCGATCATCGCCGGTGCAGCGCTGGCCGTCCAGGGTGGCGCGGTAGCGCAGTCGCCCGCGAGCGGACGCGTCAGCCCGCGCCAGATGCGCGATATCCTGAGCAGTGCGGCAACGGGGACCCTTCCATCACACGCCGAAACGACACGCATCGCGGTGATGCCCGATTTGCGCAAGATATTCGACGAGGTCCTGGGTGCCACGCCCGACCTCTATATCCGCGACTTCGTCGGCGACACGGGCGAGCCGCACGGCGGCGCGATTTCCGCCAGCCCGGACGTGTTCCTCAGGCCGACGCTGGCCGCCGACCCGCAGGCCGAATTCGGTGCCGGCAGCACCCTGGCCGACAGCGCCGCCCTGGGCTGGACGGCCGAAACGGGCCAGGACAACTACATCTACGTGCGGGTCAAGAACCGGGGTGGCGCCGCCGCCACGTCGGTCGTGGCAACCGTGTACTGGGCGCCCGTCGCCACCCTGGTCACCCCGGACCTGTGGACGCTGGTCGGCAGCACCACCCTGCCATCGGTGCCGGCGGGAGACGTGCTGACCGTATCGTCCGCCATCGTCTGGCCGCAGGCCGCGATCCCGGCGCCCGGGCACTATTGTTTTGTCGCGCTGATCGGCAATGCCGCCGACCCGGCGCCGGCGCCCGCCGAATTCCTGGTCTGGGAAAATTTCACGACCTTCGTCCGGGCGAATAACAACGTCACATGGCGCAACTTCAACGTCGAGGAAAATGCACCGGATGCGGACGATCCGTCCACGCCGGATTTCAAGGCGCTCGAATTCATTGCGCCCGGTGCGCCCGACCGGGGCCGCGAGATGGCGCTGGAGGTCGTCGGCAGGCTGCCGCCCGGCGCCGGCGCCCTGCTGGAAATGCCGCTGGTGTTTTTCCGCATGCTGCAAGCGCGCCAGCTGGCGGCCGACGCCATCATCGACCAGGAACGCGGCGTTGCCCGGATCGCGGTCAATCCGAACAGGCGCACCAATTTCGGCTACGTCCTGTTCCCCGCCAGGTCGCGCATGCCGTTCCGGCTGCTGGTCCAGATTCCTCAAGAGAACCGTGACCAGGCCTACCAGATTTATGTGCGGCAGTTGTGGAGAAAACAGGAGGTCGGGAGGGTCACATGGCAGCTTCAGCCACGGGACGCGCAGCCGTAA